One Gelria sp. Kuro-4 DNA segment encodes these proteins:
- the rpmE gene encoding 50S ribosomal protein L31 yields MKKGIHPEYYKTVVTCACGATFETGSTKKNLRVEICSHCHPLFTGQQKIIDTGGRVERFTKKFGLK; encoded by the coding sequence GTGAAGAAGGGGATTCATCCTGAATACTACAAGACCGTGGTCACCTGCGCCTGCGGGGCGACCTTTGAGACTGGTTCCACCAAGAAGAACCTGCGCGTTGAGATCTGCTCGCACTGCCACCCGCTCTTTACGGGGCAGCAGAAGATCATCGATACCGGCGGCCGGGTCGAACGCTTCACGAAGAAGTTCGGGCTTAAGTAG
- the pstC gene encoding phosphate ABC transporter permease subunit PstC, whose protein sequence is MAEHKGHRPRRAWIEFIPPVCAGVLVLTTLAIVVFIAQRGLATFVVDRVSPLEFFLSSLWKPDRPVSAGGPALGALTFILGSVLVTGLAVLLAAPLSVMTAFFIVEIAPAAGRRFIQPAVEILAGIPSVVYGWVGLSVIVVFIRERLGGLGFSVLAGALVLAVMIVPTIVSVATEAVRSFPQEAKEAALALGSTRWQMLRWVVFPAVLPGLLTAIILGMARAFGEALAVQMVIGNTHTIPHSLLDQTITLTSGITLDMGYTVIGTPWNNALWSMALLLLLISLAFILVSRTIARRGVLR, encoded by the coding sequence ATGGCGGAGCACAAAGGCCACAGGCCGCGGCGAGCCTGGATCGAATTCATCCCGCCCGTCTGCGCCGGGGTGCTGGTGCTGACCACCCTGGCCATTGTGGTCTTTATCGCCCAACGTGGGCTGGCAACCTTCGTGGTGGACCGGGTGAGCCCGCTTGAGTTCTTTTTAAGCAGCCTGTGGAAGCCGGACCGGCCGGTGAGCGCCGGGGGTCCGGCCCTGGGCGCTTTGACCTTTATCTTGGGTTCGGTGCTCGTGACGGGGCTGGCCGTCCTCCTGGCGGCACCGCTCAGCGTTATGACGGCGTTCTTTATCGTTGAGATCGCGCCCGCCGCGGGTCGCCGCTTCATTCAGCCGGCGGTGGAGATTCTGGCCGGAATCCCGTCCGTGGTATACGGCTGGGTAGGCCTTTCCGTGATAGTCGTCTTTATCCGCGAGCGCTTGGGCGGGCTCGGCTTTTCCGTGCTGGCCGGGGCCCTGGTGCTGGCGGTGATGATCGTTCCTACCATTGTCAGCGTGGCCACCGAGGCCGTGCGCAGCTTCCCGCAGGAGGCCAAGGAAGCCGCCTTGGCCCTGGGGAGCACACGCTGGCAGATGCTGCGCTGGGTGGTGTTCCCGGCGGTGCTCCCGGGACTTCTCACCGCGATCATCCTCGGCATGGCCCGCGCCTTCGGTGAGGCGCTGGCGGTGCAGATGGTGATCGGCAACACCCACACCATCCCGCACTCGCTCCTCGACCAGACCATTACCTTAACCAGCGGTATCACGCTGGACATGGGCTACACTGTAATAGGCACCCCCTGGAACAACGCCCTCTGGAGCATGGCCCTGCTGCTGCTCCTCATTTCGCTGGCCTTTATCCTGGTGAGCCGCACCATAGCGAGACGGGGGGTGCTACGGTGA
- the pstA gene encoding phosphate ABC transporter permease PstA — MNNKTADKLATWAFWLTAGIILLVLALLVGYILYQGLPVLTPQFLFGRSESIRAGGGIGPQLFDSFYLLVLSLALTVPLGVGAAIYLSEYARPGRLLELIRTSTETLASLPSIVAGLFGLLVFVNLTGWGYSLVAGALVLTLLNLPVMVRVSEDALRAVPVSLREASLALGATKWQTIWHVLLPVALPGIVTGGIITAGRALGEAAALLYTAGQSIGALDFHNWDITSPRSPLNPFRPGETMAVHIWKVNTEGKIPDIRRVADGTAAALVLVVLLFNAAVRWLTRRLQRRLQGV; from the coding sequence GTGAACAACAAGACGGCCGACAAGCTGGCCACCTGGGCTTTTTGGCTTACCGCCGGCATTATCCTGCTGGTCTTGGCGCTCCTGGTGGGGTACATCCTCTACCAGGGCCTGCCGGTGCTCACGCCCCAGTTCCTTTTCGGGCGCTCGGAGTCCATCCGGGCCGGGGGCGGCATCGGGCCGCAGCTCTTCGATTCCTTCTACCTCCTGGTGCTTTCCCTGGCGCTCACGGTGCCCCTGGGCGTGGGAGCGGCCATCTACCTGTCCGAGTATGCGCGCCCCGGGCGGCTGCTGGAACTCATCCGCACCAGCACCGAGACCCTGGCTTCGCTTCCTTCCATTGTGGCCGGTCTCTTCGGTCTCCTGGTGTTCGTTAATCTCACCGGCTGGGGGTACTCCCTGGTGGCCGGGGCCCTGGTGCTGACCCTCCTCAACCTGCCGGTGATGGTCCGAGTGAGTGAAGACGCGCTGCGCGCGGTGCCGGTTTCCCTGCGCGAGGCCAGCCTGGCCCTGGGGGCTACCAAGTGGCAGACCATCTGGCATGTGCTCCTGCCGGTGGCGCTCCCCGGTATTGTAACCGGCGGGATCATCACCGCCGGGCGCGCGCTGGGCGAAGCCGCCGCCCTCCTGTACACGGCCGGGCAGAGCATCGGCGCCCTGGACTTTCATAATTGGGACATCACCAGCCCGCGCTCGCCCTTAAACCCTTTCCGGCCGGGCGAGACCATGGCCGTGCACATTTGGAAGGTGAACACGGAAGGGAAGATCCCCGACATCCGGCGCGTGGCCGATGGCACGGCCGCCGCTTTGGTGCTGGTGGTGCTCCTCTTCAATGCGGCCGTGCGCTGGCTGACACGGCGGCTGCAGCGGCGCCTGCAGGGGGTTTAG
- a CDS encoding DUF1385 domain-containing protein, with amino-acid sequence MVRQVGGQAVIEGVMMRGRRFVATAVRRESGEIVVQVKEPWSAGRRFPCLRWPLVRGAAALVDSLVVGLEALAFSANQFGAEEEKLTPRDLVLTLVTALGLGVGLFILLPTVLMRWLGGGGNPLLLNLGEGVLRMAIFFLYILSITRLKDIRRIFEYHGAEHKVVHAYEHGRPLTVEEARPFSTLHPRCGTSFLLYVMVVSIILFSFLGWPALWLRVLSRLLLLPAVAGLSYELLRLAGRSNSPLVRAFSWPGLLLQRLTTREPDGAQLEVALRALEEVVKRES; translated from the coding sequence ATGGTGCGGCAGGTCGGCGGCCAGGCGGTGATCGAGGGCGTCATGATGCGCGGGCGGCGCTTTGTAGCCACGGCGGTGCGGCGCGAGAGCGGCGAGATAGTGGTACAGGTGAAGGAGCCGTGGAGCGCCGGTCGGCGTTTTCCCTGTCTGCGCTGGCCCCTGGTACGGGGCGCGGCAGCCCTCGTCGATTCCCTGGTGGTGGGCCTGGAGGCGCTCGCCTTTTCCGCCAACCAGTTCGGCGCCGAGGAGGAAAAGCTTACACCGCGCGACCTGGTGCTGACACTCGTCACGGCACTGGGCCTGGGAGTGGGGCTCTTTATCCTCCTGCCTACAGTGCTCATGCGCTGGCTGGGTGGGGGCGGCAACCCGCTGCTCCTTAACCTGGGCGAGGGCGTGCTGCGCATGGCCATCTTCTTCTTGTATATCCTAAGCATAACCCGCCTGAAGGACATCCGACGCATTTTCGAGTACCACGGGGCGGAGCACAAGGTGGTGCACGCCTACGAGCACGGCCGGCCCCTTACTGTGGAGGAAGCCCGCCCCTTCAGCACCCTGCATCCCCGCTGCGGGACCAGCTTTCTCCTTTATGTCATGGTGGTGAGCATTATCCTCTTTTCCTTTCTGGGGTGGCCGGCGCTCTGGCTGCGGGTGCTCTCGCGCCTGCTGCTCCTGCCGGCGGTGGCCGGCCTGTCCTACGAGCTCCTGCGCCTGGCGGGGCGCAGCAACTCACCCCTGGTACGCGCCTTTTCCTGGCCGGGGCTCTTGCTGCAGCGGCTCACCACCCGTGAGCCTGACGGCGCGCAACTGGAAGTGGCCCTGCGGGCGCTGGAAGAGGTTGTGAAAAGGGAATCTTGA